In the Halichoerus grypus chromosome 4, mHalGry1.hap1.1, whole genome shotgun sequence genome, one interval contains:
- the LOC144381490 gene encoding uncharacterized protein LOC144381490, with the protein MRITPGARLPRQRPQLHLHIPGHEHSFCHHPEVLDLFFTTYGCILSTSDELGGALEQRNMAISSILGTWLDQYPQDFFQPPEFPRLNVLLTYMGLHMPGSDLERRAQRLLSQLQALEPPEPEAGAPAPERDPEGAQELGPARAVAPAVASEPPRAEPVPAAGAQPLGRAGAPPAPRAPAQVLVRALVHAPALEEPPAPMPDPEVEQGPGPGPGVAAGPEQAPASVEQPAPAPEQQLVLATAPKDGFPSPVTAFFVVFVVCMHLYNGFLYFVR; encoded by the exons ATGCGAATAACACCTGGTGCCCGCCTTCCTAGGCAGAGACCTCAGCTACATCTCCACATTCCTGGGCACGAACACAGCTTTTGCCACCACCCCGAGGTGCTGGACCTCTTCTTTACAAC ATATGGGTGCATTCTCTCTACTTCTGATGAGCTCGGCGGAGCCCTGGAGCAGCGGAACAT GGCCATCTCCTCCATCCTGGGCACATGGCTGGACCAATATCCCCAGGATTTTTTCCAGCCCCCAGAATTTCCCCGCCTGAACGTGCTGCTCACGTACATGGGCCTCCATATGCCAGGCTCGGACCTGGAACGCCGTGCCCAGCGTCTGCTGTCACAGCTGCAAGCCCTGGAGCCCCCggagccagaggctgggg CACCAGCCCCGGAGCGAGATCCGGAAGGAGCGCAAGAACTGGGCCCAGCTCGCGCTGTGGCCCCTGCTGTCGCCTCAGAGCCCCCGCGGGCCGAGCCCGTCCCTGCTGCGGGGGCTCAGCCACTAGGGAGAGCAGGGGCGCCCCCTGCCCCGCGGGCGCCGGCGCAGGTGCTAGTCAGAGCGCTCGTTCACGCTCCTGCGCTGGAAGAGCCACCCGCACCGATGCCCGACCCGGAGGTCGAGCAGGGTCCAGGCCCTGGTCCTGGGGTCGCCGCCGGGCCCGAGCAGGCCCCTGCCTCAGTGGAGCAACCAGCCCCGGCCCCCGAGCAGCAGCTCGTGCTGGCTACAGCCCCGAAGGACGGCTTCCCCTCCCCTGTCACTGCATTCTTTGTAGTGTTTGTGGTCTGTATGCACCTGTATAATGGCTTCCTGTACTTTGTTCGTTAA